The Vampirovibrio chlorellavorus genome has a segment encoding these proteins:
- a CDS encoding type II secretion system protein, protein MNQFKRQQGFTLAELLISLAILGVIATFTIPKILTSSANGQNTAIAKEVASMISAGFSTYTLNNGVANTVAPGDLTQYFNYVSTTTSGTPSAATTGQALQTCSATLPCMLLHNGGVLQWDTAQTLNGTTTTHAVTFNLDPDGAGAQGRITFWQFANGRFTTGGQLAGITPQSSAITLTTTTTDPSYLANWN, encoded by the coding sequence ATGAACCAGTTTAAGCGTCAACAAGGTTTCACTTTGGCGGAACTGTTAATCTCTCTGGCCATTTTGGGGGTTATTGCCACTTTTACCATTCCTAAAATTCTGACCTCTTCGGCCAACGGGCAGAACACGGCCATCGCCAAGGAAGTGGCCTCCATGATTTCAGCGGGTTTTTCCACCTACACGCTGAATAACGGGGTGGCCAACACGGTTGCCCCTGGTGACTTGACTCAATATTTTAACTATGTGTCCACCACCACTTCCGGTACGCCCAGTGCGGCCACCACTGGGCAGGCCTTGCAGACCTGTAGCGCTACCTTGCCCTGCATGCTCCTGCACAACGGGGGGGTACTCCAATGGGATACTGCCCAGACCTTGAACGGAACCACCACCACCCACGCGGTTACCTTCAACCTGGATCCCGACGGGGCCGGTGCCCAGGGACGGATAACCTTCTGGCAGTTCGCCAACGGTCGCTTTACCACCGGTGGTCAACTGGCTGGTATTACGCCACAGTCTTCGGCCATTACCTTAACCACCACCACCACCGACCCCAGCTATCTGGCCAACTGGAACTAG
- a CDS encoding transporter substrate-binding domain-containing protein, which yields MREHNRPSSLAAATVLRTAMPAALLVLGCVGLFALMACTHSQSAPTFSQIQQRGQLWAGVHYNSHPFAYLSAEGRPQGFDIDLLKEITRRLLGNAEAVRFHQVFASTRLMALNTGSLDLVAATLSITPERATLMDFSEPYFVAQQIVIVPKASPAKHLSDLRHKTILLVAGTTSEATIRARLPQARYRTFPTLSEALSAFNAKQGEALSSDDALLHGLLSERCDVRRLPETLSQELYGLAFRKSGHPHQSDSLKQSVNQALQAMRADGTLKRLTVRWKLESQPLKSCALPQAP from the coding sequence ATGAGAGAACACAACCGGCCATCCAGTCTGGCAGCCGCCACTGTCCTGCGCACAGCCATGCCGGCGGCACTCCTTGTGCTTGGCTGCGTGGGCCTTTTTGCCTTAATGGCCTGCACCCACAGCCAAAGCGCCCCCACCTTCTCCCAAATTCAGCAGAGGGGGCAACTGTGGGCGGGGGTCCACTACAACAGCCATCCCTTTGCTTACCTGAGCGCTGAGGGCAGGCCACAAGGCTTTGATATTGACCTGCTGAAAGAAATCACCCGGCGACTTCTGGGAAACGCCGAGGCCGTGCGTTTCCATCAGGTCTTTGCCTCCACCCGGCTGATGGCCCTGAATACCGGCAGCCTTGACCTGGTGGCCGCCACCCTCAGTATTACCCCCGAACGGGCCACACTGATGGACTTCAGTGAGCCCTACTTTGTGGCCCAACAGATCGTGATCGTCCCAAAGGCCAGCCCGGCAAAACACCTGAGCGATCTGCGCCATAAAACGATCCTGCTGGTGGCAGGCACCACCAGTGAAGCCACCATTCGAGCCCGCCTTCCACAGGCCCGATACCGAACCTTCCCCACCCTTAGCGAGGCCTTGAGCGCCTTTAACGCCAAACAGGGAGAGGCCCTGAGCAGTGATGACGCCTTGCTCCATGGCTTGCTCTCAGAGCGATGCGATGTTCGGCGCTTACCGGAAACCCTGTCCCAGGAGCTTTACGGACTGGCTTTTCGCAAAAGCGGCCACCCCCATCAGTCCGACAGCCTGAAACAAAGCGTCAATCAGGCCCTTCAGGCCATGCGGGCTGACGGCACCCTGAAGCGCCTGACAGTCCGCTGGAAGCTGGAGTCGCAACCACTCAAGTCCTGCGCCCTCCCACAAGCGCCCTAG
- the obgE gene encoding GTPase ObgE has translation MFVDKATIHIMSGSGGNGMVAWRREKYVPFGGPAGGDGGRGGDVFIEATSDLNTLMDFKYMSIFKAEDGEKGGIKNMHGKNGKDLTIRVPCGTIIRDADNGDAIADLREPGDRVLVAAGGRGGRGNSRFTSSKRQAPQFSEPGEPAIERNLELELKLLAQVGIIGLPNAGKSTLISVISAAKPKIADYPFTTLVPNLGVVKKPNGDGIVVADIPGLVEGASEGIGLGHEFLRHVERTRLLLHLVDLSAPEDTIIPNFDLINTELAKYSQRLAQKPQVVVLSKIDAVPEEVLEHYRAELAQKTQGLVFAISSVTHQGIDPLLHHVFRMLEELPPDEEVVPLVADLRAFDNDDSHFEIHRKGKVFNVVSGKIDRLFSVTDMKNREASQRLMNIIKAMGVYKELARQGAEEGHIVQMAGLEFDYYPDDEDAMALPLSLED, from the coding sequence ATGTTTGTTGATAAGGCTACCATTCACATAATGTCCGGCTCCGGCGGTAACGGCATGGTGGCCTGGCGACGGGAAAAATACGTGCCCTTTGGCGGCCCGGCGGGAGGGGACGGCGGTCGGGGCGGTGATGTCTTTATCGAGGCCACCAGCGACCTGAATACCCTGATGGACTTTAAATACATGTCCATTTTCAAGGCCGAAGACGGGGAAAAGGGCGGCATTAAAAACATGCACGGCAAAAACGGCAAAGATCTGACCATTCGGGTGCCCTGTGGCACCATCATTCGAGACGCCGACAACGGCGACGCCATCGCCGACCTGCGAGAACCGGGCGATCGGGTACTGGTGGCCGCCGGTGGCCGGGGGGGACGAGGGAACTCCCGCTTTACCTCCTCCAAGCGTCAGGCCCCCCAGTTTTCGGAACCGGGCGAACCAGCCATTGAGCGCAATCTGGAACTGGAGTTAAAACTTTTGGCTCAGGTGGGCATTATTGGCCTGCCCAACGCCGGAAAATCCACCCTTATCAGTGTGATCAGCGCCGCCAAACCCAAAATCGCCGATTACCCCTTCACCACGCTGGTGCCCAATCTGGGTGTGGTTAAAAAACCCAACGGCGATGGCATTGTGGTGGCCGACATTCCCGGTTTGGTGGAAGGGGCCAGCGAAGGCATTGGCCTGGGGCATGAGTTCTTACGCCACGTGGAGCGCACCCGCCTGCTGCTGCATCTGGTGGATCTGTCCGCCCCGGAGGATACCATTATTCCCAACTTTGATTTAATCAATACCGAACTGGCCAAGTACAGCCAAAGGCTGGCCCAAAAGCCGCAGGTGGTTGTGCTTTCTAAAATAGACGCCGTGCCTGAAGAGGTACTGGAGCATTACCGGGCGGAACTGGCCCAGAAAACCCAGGGACTGGTCTTTGCCATTTCCTCGGTCACCCATCAGGGCATTGATCCGCTGCTGCACCACGTGTTCCGCATGCTGGAAGAACTGCCGCCGGATGAGGAAGTGGTTCCTCTGGTGGCCGACTTACGGGCCTTTGACAACGATGACAGCCACTTTGAGATTCATCGCAAAGGCAAAGTCTTTAACGTGGTCAGCGGAAAAATCGACCGTCTGTTCAGCGTGACGGACATGAAAAACCGGGAAGCCTCCCAGCGCCTCATGAACATCATCAAGGCCATGGGCGTGTACAAGGAACTGGCCCGCCAAGGCGCCGAAGAGGGGCACATTGTGCAAATGGCCGGACTGGAATTTGATTACTACCCGGATGATGAAGACGCCATGGCCCTGCCCCTCTCGCTTGAAGATTAA
- a CDS encoding M23 family metallopeptidase yields the protein MGVKRYGVLPLALMVLLAGSWLAQSQPVPLPGASNDAGEWTPAASQAHPSAKPWATHAVASSAGPANAAQGLQLKSTSTVKQGEVLKVTLQHATGMQLGTNDYAYATLAGRKARLFSQPDGQLLALLPVSVYEKPGVYPLSIYNAAGVPVKTTDITIQDGRYKTQNVSVSKGTAGLQPLPGELEAIQALKDTVSPVRYWEEPFVSPTVDCQNSPFGVKRYHNGVSTGDYHKGVDLRSPAGRPIKATAAGVVKIATMYRLHGGTVGLDHGQGIGSVYIHMSRLAVKPGETVKKGQTIGYVGSTGFASGPHLHWGLYASGLPVNPNQWVANVPKCN from the coding sequence TTGGGCGTAAAACGATATGGTGTGTTGCCGCTGGCTTTAATGGTTTTACTGGCCGGTTCCTGGTTGGCCCAGTCTCAGCCGGTGCCCTTGCCGGGCGCCTCGAATGATGCGGGGGAATGGACTCCGGCTGCCAGCCAGGCGCACCCTTCCGCCAAGCCCTGGGCTACCCATGCCGTGGCCAGCAGCGCCGGGCCCGCCAACGCCGCTCAAGGCCTTCAATTGAAATCGACCAGCACGGTGAAACAGGGGGAAGTGTTGAAAGTGACCCTGCAACACGCCACCGGCATGCAACTGGGCACCAACGATTACGCTTATGCCACGCTGGCCGGACGCAAAGCACGACTGTTCAGCCAGCCCGATGGCCAATTATTGGCCCTGTTGCCGGTTTCCGTGTATGAAAAACCCGGGGTGTACCCGCTTTCCATTTACAATGCCGCCGGGGTACCGGTAAAAACAACGGATATCACCATTCAGGATGGCCGCTATAAAACCCAGAATGTTTCTGTAAGCAAAGGCACCGCTGGACTTCAACCCTTACCCGGTGAGCTGGAAGCCATTCAGGCCCTGAAAGACACCGTCAGTCCGGTGCGTTACTGGGAAGAGCCCTTTGTCAGTCCCACCGTGGATTGCCAGAACTCCCCGTTTGGGGTGAAGCGTTACCACAATGGGGTGTCGACCGGGGATTATCACAAGGGCGTGGACTTGCGTTCTCCCGCGGGGCGACCGATCAAGGCCACCGCCGCTGGCGTGGTGAAAATCGCGACTATGTACCGCTTGCACGGGGGCACCGTGGGGCTGGATCATGGACAAGGCATCGGCTCGGTGTACATTCACATGTCCAGGCTGGCCGTAAAGCCGGGAGAAACGGTCAAAAAAGGCCAGACCATCGGCTATGTGGGCTCTACGGGATTTGCTTCCGGGCCTCACCTGCATTGGGGGCTATACGCCAGCGGCTTGCCGGTCAATCCCAATCAGTGGGTGGCCAACGTGCCCAAGTGTAACTAG
- a CDS encoding endonuclease III domain-containing protein — MPTQSKSPKSPKPDSKSSLQKTASKKSAKAPVAKGSARADKAPSAPKAVTSASACPMDTHTMCQVLETLTHTYHYHPMGELTQHDPYKVLVACVLSLRTKDEVTMPASERLFAHADTPETMVQLPVSQIAELIYPVGFYKTKAQSILDFSQKLLDDFAGATPKTIEELLTLKGVGRKTANLVVGLGHGLPAICVDIHVHRICNRLGYVQTKTPDETEMVLRQILPGPYWSVINTMMVLHGQQICRPIGPHCEVCPVADFCCKVDVKPRAGKAVKKTG, encoded by the coding sequence ATGCCCACCCAGTCCAAATCCCCAAAATCGCCCAAGCCCGATTCAAAGTCATCGCTTCAAAAGACCGCTTCCAAAAAATCGGCTAAAGCGCCTGTTGCCAAGGGTTCAGCTCGTGCGGACAAGGCCCCGTCGGCCCCAAAGGCAGTAACGTCCGCATCCGCCTGCCCCATGGACACCCACACCATGTGTCAGGTTTTGGAAACCTTGACCCACACCTATCACTACCATCCCATGGGGGAGTTGACCCAGCATGACCCTTACAAGGTGCTGGTGGCTTGCGTCCTCAGTTTGCGAACCAAGGATGAAGTGACCATGCCCGCCAGCGAACGCCTGTTCGCTCATGCCGATACGCCTGAAACAATGGTGCAACTGCCCGTTTCCCAAATCGCCGAGCTGATTTACCCGGTGGGCTTCTACAAAACCAAGGCCCAGAGTATTCTGGATTTTTCCCAGAAGCTGCTGGACGATTTTGCCGGAGCCACGCCCAAAACCATCGAGGAACTCCTGACCCTGAAAGGGGTGGGGCGAAAAACGGCCAATCTGGTGGTGGGTCTTGGGCACGGGTTGCCCGCCATTTGCGTGGATATCCATGTGCATCGCATCTGCAACCGGCTGGGCTATGTGCAGACGAAAACCCCCGATGAAACGGAAATGGTGCTGCGCCAGATTTTGCCCGGCCCCTACTGGAGCGTGATTAACACCATGATGGTGCTGCACGGTCAGCAAATCTGTCGTCCCATTGGCCCCCATTGTGAGGTTTGCCCGGTGGCCGATTTTTGCTGCAAGGTGGATGTGAAGCCCCGCGCGGGAAAAGCGGTGAAAAAAACCGGTTAA
- the gyrB gene encoding DNA topoisomerase (ATP-hydrolyzing) subunit B, with product MIESVPTMTQSQSSYGADQIRVLEGLEAVRLRPGMYIGSTSQRGLHHLVYEIVDNSVDEALAGYCTEIQITVNEDDSVTVQDNGRGIPVSVKADSGKSALEIVHTVLHAGGKFGDGGYKVSGGLHGVGASVVNALSEKMVVEVYREGATWKQSYVRGVPQHDVEKVGEAHITGTRTSFWPDADIFETTVIDCDVISTRLREMAFLNKGLKLVFTDKKSDKTEVYHYEGGIGSYVSYLNENKTVIFDPPFYVEDTRDGVQVEVAIQYTDSYSETVLSFANNINTHHGGTHLTGFRNALTRIVNEYGRKNNVIKDNEANLSGDDIREGLSAIVSVKVPNPEFEGQTKEKLGNSEVQGIVQNVMSDKLADWLELNPKHAKLIVSKAVLALQAREAARKARELTRRKTVLESSTLPGKLADCSNREPERCEIYIVEGDSAGGSAKQGRNRMFQAILPLRGKILNVERARLDKIYNNTEIQSLIQALGISISRTEEEFDMERLRYHKIIIMTDADVDGAHIRTLLLTFFFRYARPLVENGFVYIAQPPLYKVSIGREERYLYNDRELDRMMTDRGVAGLELFDKDRKVSVKEDSLKAMLSDINKYLSARNYPLFRYLPNELLFWLLENKIESSELASEESANGLLGKMKAQFPKYTFSVESHPETDRYVLLIDDPEKVTSASDADSFVRISVESLDCLEFERLRELRPKVEPFLPTEQRPLLLVIAGKEEREIQAVEDLKFFVEERGKKGTQLQRFKGLGEMMPQQLWDTTMNPETRTLLKVEIDEAATADKMFDILMGERVEPRRNFIETNASTVKNLDV from the coding sequence ATGATAGAGAGCGTTCCCACTATGACCCAATCCCAGTCTTCTTATGGCGCCGATCAAATCCGAGTACTGGAGGGGCTGGAAGCGGTTCGGTTGCGGCCCGGTATGTACATTGGCTCTACCAGCCAGCGGGGCCTGCATCACCTGGTTTACGAAATCGTGGATAACTCCGTGGATGAGGCCTTGGCCGGGTATTGCACTGAAATCCAGATCACGGTGAACGAAGATGACAGCGTGACCGTGCAGGACAATGGCCGGGGCATTCCGGTTTCCGTCAAGGCCGATAGCGGCAAGTCCGCTTTGGAGATTGTGCATACCGTCCTGCACGCCGGGGGCAAGTTCGGGGATGGTGGTTATAAGGTTTCCGGGGGCTTGCACGGCGTGGGCGCCTCTGTGGTAAACGCCCTCAGCGAAAAAATGGTGGTGGAAGTCTACCGGGAAGGGGCCACCTGGAAGCAATCCTACGTGCGGGGCGTTCCCCAGCACGATGTGGAAAAGGTGGGCGAGGCCCATATCACCGGCACCCGCACCAGCTTTTGGCCGGACGCCGATATTTTTGAGACCACCGTTATTGATTGTGACGTGATTTCCACCCGCTTGCGGGAAATGGCCTTTTTGAACAAGGGCCTGAAGCTGGTTTTCACCGATAAAAAGAGTGACAAGACCGAGGTTTACCATTACGAGGGCGGGATTGGCAGCTACGTCTCCTACCTGAACGAAAACAAAACAGTGATTTTTGACCCGCCCTTTTACGTGGAAGACACCCGGGACGGGGTGCAGGTGGAAGTGGCCATTCAGTACACCGATTCTTACTCGGAGACGGTGCTGAGTTTTGCCAACAACATCAACACCCACCACGGCGGCACCCACCTGACCGGTTTCCGCAACGCCCTGACCCGCATTGTGAACGAATACGGGCGTAAAAATAACGTCATTAAAGACAATGAAGCCAACCTGAGCGGTGATGACATTCGGGAAGGTCTGAGCGCCATTGTCAGCGTGAAGGTGCCCAATCCCGAGTTTGAGGGCCAGACCAAGGAAAAGCTGGGCAACAGTGAAGTACAGGGTATTGTACAAAACGTCATGAGTGACAAATTGGCAGATTGGCTGGAGCTGAATCCCAAGCACGCCAAGCTGATTGTCTCCAAGGCGGTGTTGGCCTTACAGGCCCGTGAAGCCGCCCGGAAGGCCCGTGAATTGACCCGCCGCAAGACCGTCCTGGAAAGCAGTACTTTGCCCGGCAAGCTGGCCGATTGCTCCAACCGGGAGCCGGAGCGTTGCGAAATCTATATTGTAGAGGGGGATTCCGCCGGGGGTAGCGCCAAGCAGGGCCGAAACCGGATGTTCCAGGCCATTTTGCCCCTGCGAGGCAAGATCCTGAACGTGGAGCGGGCCCGTCTGGATAAAATCTACAACAACACCGAGATTCAAAGTCTGATTCAGGCGCTGGGCATCAGTATTTCCCGGACGGAAGAAGAGTTTGACATGGAGCGCCTGCGCTACCACAAAATCATCATCATGACCGACGCCGACGTGGACGGGGCGCACATTCGCACCCTGTTGCTCACCTTCTTCTTCCGTTACGCCCGCCCCCTGGTGGAGAACGGTTTTGTCTATATCGCCCAACCGCCATTGTACAAGGTCAGCATTGGACGGGAAGAGCGCTATCTGTACAACGATCGGGAACTGGACCGCATGATGACCGATCGGGGTGTGGCTGGTCTGGAGCTGTTTGATAAGGATCGCAAGGTTTCCGTCAAGGAAGACAGCCTGAAGGCCATGTTGTCCGATATCAACAAGTACCTGTCGGCCCGGAATTACCCGCTGTTCAGGTATCTGCCCAACGAGTTGCTGTTCTGGCTGCTGGAGAACAAGATTGAATCGTCTGAATTGGCCAGCGAAGAGTCTGCCAACGGACTTTTGGGCAAGATGAAGGCCCAGTTCCCCAAATACACCTTCAGCGTGGAGTCTCACCCGGAAACGGATCGGTACGTGTTGCTGATTGATGATCCGGAGAAAGTGACCAGCGCCTCCGATGCCGATTCCTTTGTGCGTATTTCCGTGGAGTCTCTGGATTGTCTGGAGTTTGAGCGTCTGCGGGAACTGCGGCCCAAGGTGGAACCTTTCCTGCCTACCGAACAACGCCCATTGTTGCTGGTGATCGCTGGTAAAGAGGAACGGGAAATTCAGGCTGTGGAAGACCTCAAGTTCTTTGTGGAAGAGCGTGGCAAGAAGGGCACCCAGTTGCAGCGCTTCAAAGGCTTGGGTGAAATGATGCCCCAGCAGCTGTGGGACACCACCATGAACCCGGAAACCCGCACCTTGCTCAAAGTAGAGATTGATGAAGCGGCCACCGCCGACAAGATGTTTGACATCCTGATGGGCGAGCGGGTAGAACCCCGTCGTAACTTCATCGAGACCAACGCTTCCACGGTTAAAAACCTGGACGTGTAG
- a CDS encoding S-layer homology domain-containing protein, translated as MKSLQVPGKRWLSMGVLSLMAWMAVMGLLALAQEPPAVPQSTPDETQAIENAQTLRDQRVPKARVSREKAIEMVQAAGWMQADAKGNFQSQRSLSRAELATVLTKAFQLDSRKSGVEEVESLKDVPANHWAAPSIETVMRLGIMKGYRPGYFYPNQHINRAEALSIMAQAYGVQQYDDETLDTILAPYSDAGQIPGWARKALVTALKSGFIDVDDSGSLNPLKPMTRGDMAYALGQYLKRLEESTRPNLN; from the coding sequence ATGAAATCCCTGCAAGTTCCGGGCAAGCGTTGGTTAAGTATGGGTGTATTATCCCTGATGGCCTGGATGGCAGTGATGGGCTTGCTGGCGCTGGCTCAGGAGCCTCCCGCTGTGCCGCAATCCACTCCTGATGAAACGCAGGCCATTGAAAACGCCCAGACCTTGCGGGATCAGCGCGTGCCAAAAGCCCGGGTCAGTCGCGAAAAAGCCATTGAAATGGTGCAAGCCGCCGGGTGGATGCAGGCCGACGCCAAGGGGAATTTTCAGTCTCAACGCTCCCTCTCTCGGGCGGAATTGGCCACGGTGCTGACCAAGGCGTTTCAGTTGGACTCCCGGAAAAGTGGGGTGGAAGAGGTGGAGAGCCTGAAGGACGTGCCGGCCAACCACTGGGCGGCCCCCAGTATTGAAACCGTGATGCGTCTGGGTATTATGAAGGGCTACCGCCCCGGCTATTTTTATCCCAACCAGCACATTAACCGGGCCGAGGCTCTGTCTATCATGGCGCAGGCTTATGGGGTTCAGCAGTACGACGATGAGACCCTCGACACCATTCTTGCCCCTTATTCCGACGCCGGTCAGATTCCGGGCTGGGCCAGAAAGGCATTGGTCACGGCCCTGAAAAGCGGTTTTATTGATGTGGATGACAGCGGTTCACTCAATCCCTTGAAACCCATGACCCGTGGGGATATGGCCTATGCGCTGGGCCAGTATCTGAAGCGTCTGGAAGAATCGACCCGCCCGAACCTCAATTAG
- a CDS encoding TolC family protein: MPTSQMGPVSQRGPVQQAAPAQSVYPPQKPNVATPANKNAPEERAADRNLPDASPPPAQDIQALEQQPIHLFDEQKLEEGRSLLNKVLTASVVKVQEYPVDLPTVLKLVEKQNLFLQDSTINAKVENNRFFRSVSDLLPDVTGTYNQSRFQGAIQIFGSQTLQVFQTRLVPQATASWVINPGGRDVFTALAFKQRAREAKYLLNQTLQEQLTQATIEYYELIAAGVNVANVRANIQEVQSQVALNAARLKAGVGTKLDLERARSQLIEREQELITAENTLAKAQQNLLSRLNLDPDVALLPPQVRAEARILIPLNVDTQQLVDRAMEKNPTLKAIQQEIRALGYEGKAVLADAIPTVTLQAYINGTGPEIDKLGLGRFGGFAVQSTLFNGLGTTLPLDYRTRRLLVAQQKVRLKEQERLIQTDVINAFLDSRAGAKSIFTAQELLGVAEEAYRLSFGRYKAGLGINVDVLNAQTALALARVRVVRAIFDFNEAQVRLLKAVGEVTSSHILNGMKADAFTQKTKSP; this comes from the coding sequence TTGCCGACCTCGCAAATGGGGCCAGTCTCGCAAAGGGGGCCGGTTCAGCAAGCGGCCCCGGCTCAATCTGTGTACCCGCCACAAAAGCCAAACGTCGCCACCCCCGCCAATAAGAACGCCCCAGAGGAGCGGGCCGCGGATCGTAATTTGCCCGACGCCTCCCCGCCTCCCGCACAGGACATTCAGGCGCTGGAGCAGCAGCCCATTCATTTGTTTGATGAGCAAAAGCTGGAAGAAGGCCGTTCCCTGCTGAACAAGGTTCTGACGGCATCCGTGGTCAAGGTGCAGGAATATCCGGTGGATTTGCCCACGGTGTTAAAACTGGTGGAAAAGCAAAACCTGTTCTTGCAGGATTCGACCATTAACGCCAAAGTGGAAAACAACCGCTTTTTCCGCTCCGTTTCTGACTTATTGCCGGATGTGACCGGGACGTATAACCAGTCTCGCTTTCAAGGGGCCATTCAGATTTTTGGTAGCCAGACCTTGCAGGTCTTTCAAACCCGGCTTGTACCGCAGGCCACGGCCAGCTGGGTGATTAACCCCGGCGGACGGGACGTGTTTACCGCTCTGGCCTTCAAGCAACGGGCCCGTGAGGCCAAATACTTGCTGAACCAGACCTTGCAGGAGCAGTTGACCCAGGCCACCATCGAGTATTATGAGTTGATTGCCGCCGGAGTCAATGTGGCCAACGTGCGGGCCAACATTCAGGAAGTGCAGAGTCAGGTGGCCCTGAACGCCGCTCGTTTGAAAGCGGGCGTGGGCACCAAGCTGGATTTGGAACGGGCCCGCTCCCAGTTGATTGAGCGGGAGCAGGAGTTGATTACCGCTGAGAACACCTTGGCCAAGGCCCAGCAGAATTTGCTGAGCCGACTGAATCTGGACCCGGATGTGGCCTTGCTGCCCCCTCAGGTGAGAGCGGAAGCCCGCATTTTGATTCCCTTGAACGTGGATACCCAGCAGCTGGTTGATCGGGCCATGGAGAAAAACCCTACCCTGAAGGCGATTCAGCAAGAAATTCGGGCGCTGGGGTATGAAGGAAAAGCGGTGCTGGCCGATGCCATTCCCACCGTCACGCTGCAGGCTTATATCAACGGGACTGGCCCGGAAATCGATAAGCTGGGGCTGGGTCGTTTTGGCGGATTCGCGGTGCAGTCCACCCTGTTTAACGGGTTGGGCACTACGCTTCCGCTGGATTACCGCACACGCCGGTTGCTGGTAGCCCAGCAAAAAGTGCGCCTGAAGGAGCAGGAACGGCTCATCCAGACGGATGTGATCAATGCGTTTCTGGACAGCCGGGCGGGCGCCAAGTCCATTTTTACGGCTCAGGAGTTGCTGGGCGTGGCAGAGGAGGCCTACCGCCTTTCTTTTGGGCGCTACAAGGCCGGTTTGGGTATTAACGTGGATGTTTTAAACGCGCAAACGGCTCTGGCCCTGGCCCGGGTGCGGGTGGTACGCGCCATTTTTGATTTCAATGAAGCCCAAGTGCGCCTGCTAAAGGCCGTTGGCGAAGTTACCTCCTCCCACATCCTGAACGGAATGAAAGCAGATGCATTTACACAAAAGACTAAATCCCCTTAA
- a CDS encoding efflux RND transporter periplasmic adaptor subunit, whose product MVLSVSLAGCAGGGGGWEMPPPVVETTRAAQQPWTINYAATGTLQANNRIDLNTETPAVVSHILVKEGDVVRLGQVLMRFKADKQLAQVQQAAAGIAVSQGNVEQQQAGISQFQALAESTRVKWQLSKSELARYEQLYQDDFVSQLELDQKRTAFQSAASDYQAALQQLNAARAQAAQAASSLAQSRSSYRYNMALAGETVIRAPFSGVVGTRYVDLGDYVAPTEKLMTLVDNSAFRISFTVPERYLSQLKLGLPVSVKFEGLGGKTVAGQVNFVDPVIDANAHTVKVKAMLPSAPGLTDGLLGDVSLALGVIPDAVVIPEEAIVPQGEKTFVYVVRHEVYQPRTEAGKDKAPAKAEEKSAKPSGPVDVAHLQEVSVGYREAGKVQVVSGLRPGDRVIVSGLQKVSDNLPVNPDPAPPGATGTKGN is encoded by the coding sequence TTGGTATTGTCTGTTTCTCTGGCCGGTTGCGCCGGTGGAGGGGGTGGCTGGGAAATGCCTCCGCCGGTGGTAGAAACCACTCGCGCGGCACAACAACCCTGGACGATTAATTATGCGGCCACCGGCACTCTGCAGGCCAACAACCGCATTGATCTGAATACGGAAACACCAGCAGTGGTCAGCCATATTCTGGTGAAAGAGGGTGACGTGGTCCGGTTGGGGCAGGTGTTAATGCGTTTTAAGGCGGACAAGCAGCTGGCTCAGGTGCAGCAGGCCGCCGCTGGTATCGCTGTCTCTCAGGGCAACGTGGAGCAGCAACAGGCCGGTATCAGCCAGTTTCAGGCGCTGGCCGAAAGCACCCGGGTTAAGTGGCAATTGAGCAAATCCGAATTGGCTCGCTATGAGCAGTTGTATCAGGATGACTTTGTTTCCCAGCTGGAGCTGGATCAGAAGCGTACCGCCTTTCAATCAGCCGCTTCCGATTATCAGGCCGCTTTGCAGCAATTGAACGCGGCCAGGGCACAGGCCGCCCAGGCGGCTTCGTCGCTGGCTCAATCCCGGTCGAGTTACCGGTATAATATGGCTTTGGCGGGTGAAACCGTTATACGGGCCCCTTTTTCAGGGGTTGTTGGCACCAGATACGTTGATTTGGGTGATTATGTGGCCCCCACCGAGAAGCTAATGACGCTGGTGGACAATTCCGCCTTTCGTATTTCCTTCACCGTGCCGGAACGCTATCTGAGTCAACTCAAGCTGGGATTGCCGGTTTCCGTCAAATTTGAGGGGCTGGGTGGCAAGACCGTGGCGGGTCAGGTCAACTTTGTGGACCCGGTGATCGACGCGAATGCCCATACGGTCAAGGTGAAGGCCATGTTGCCCTCCGCTCCGGGGCTGACGGACGGCCTACTGGGTGATGTCTCACTGGCTTTGGGGGTGATTCCCGATGCGGTGGTCATTCCGGAAGAGGCCATCGTGCCCCAAGGGGAAAAGACCTTTGTTTATGTGGTCAGACACGAGGTTTATCAGCCGCGCACCGAGGCAGGTAAGGATAAGGCGCCTGCCAAGGCCGAAGAAAAATCCGCCAAACCATCGGGTCCGGTTGATGTGGCCCATTTGCAGGAAGTGTCCGTCGGTTACCGGGAAGCAGGCAAGGTACAAGTGGTCAGCGGGCTGCGTCCCGGCGATCGGGTGATTGTCAGCGGCCTGCAAAAGGTCAGCGACAACCTGCCGGTGAATCCTGATCCCGCTCCTCCCGGTGCCACCGGTACGAAAGGGAACTAG